The Pseudomonas sp. S06B 330 genome contains the following window.
GTCGATGGATTCGGCCATGTCGCCGACAGCCAGCGACGCCTCGGTGATCTGCTCAGCCTGATGTTCCGAGGCCTTGGCTAACTGGTGCGCAGTGTTCTGGGTGTCCTGCACGGCGCTGGCCACTTCCTCGGCGCTGAGGTTAATGGTAGCCACCAGATCGCGCAGTTGGTCGATGGAGTAATTGATCGAGTCTGCAATCGCGCCGGTAAAGTCCTCGGTAACCGACACCATCACGGTCAAGTCGCCATCGGCCAAGTCTTCGATTTCATCGAGCAAGCGCATGATCGCTTGCTGGTTGCGTTCATTCATCTGCGCAGTTTCGCGTAGTTGCCGATGGGTCTCGCGGACCATCACCAAGCCAATCAGAATGATCGACGCCAAGGCCAATAGGCCCAGGACATAGCCACCGACAGTGTCCAGCGTGCGACCACTGGCCAGATTCTCAAAGCCGTTGGCCAGACGCGAAGCCTCATCGAGCAAGGTCTGCGACTGGTTGAAGATGTTCCCGGCGGCTTCGCGCACGCGGAACAACTCCGGCGATGTCTCGAGAATTTCATCCACTGAACCGGCAACGAACTGGAACAATTCGGCAATATCCGCCAAACGAGCCCGGGCATCCGGATCTTGAACGCGGCTGATCTGCAGGGTTGGGTTCCCCCCCAGCATCCCTTCGAGCACCTGGCCGAAGCGGCTGGCGTCGCGACCGAAAGCGTCTGCCGCTTGTACCGCCGTGTCATCCCCGGCCAGCACGGTATTGACCGAACCGAGGATACGTTCCGCTAACAATGACTGACGCTGGGCAACCGCTACCTGATTGGCCGGTGCGCCACTCTGCAACAAAATCTCGACGACCTTGTCGTACTCAACCTGCAGTTGCGGCACCGTCTCGGCCAGGGTCGCAGCGACCTGATGCAACGACAGTACGGTCTGTTCACTGGCCAGAATGGTGTCGGTGTTCTTGCGCAGGCCTTCCCAGTCGCGCAGTACTGCCTCCATCTCATTGCGCACTGCCGGTGGGGCAGCCGGCAAGCCGGTGATCGCGTCGCCCTTTTTCAGGTAGCCCCAACGTTGCTCGAAATCATTGCGTGCCTCGCCGAGCAAGCGGAATGCGCGCGCCTTGCCCGCTGCCGCTTCGGTGGCGTTCTTGGCAATGCGCTGGGACAGCACCCGCAGCTCGCCCGCATGGCCGATGTACTGCTTGTCGTAATTGGCCTGGGTGTTGAGATAGGCGAAATTGGCGAACAGCAGAATGATCGACAGGATCAACACGACGAACAGCGCCGCGATCCGGGTGCTGCTGCGCGAGCCTTGGGGCGAAGTTACCGTATTGGTCTTGGTCACGAATCTGGCATTCCTTTACAACGCCACGTCGAGAAAACCCGGAGCCTGAGCTAAGGCCAACGGGCTGAAAATGGCCCAGCAGCGTTGCTGCTGGAAGTGCCCCTGGACAAAGGGTGCTGCACCACTGAGCAACGGTGTTGGCGGTGACAGCTCGAGGCTGTGCAAGGGGAAATGCTGCAAGCCCAACACCTCATCAACCAACAGTCCGACAAACAGCTCCTCATGATCGAGCACCAGCACCCGACGCTGCTTGCGCGGTGCCGAAAGGCCCAGGCCGAAGAATCCGCACAAGTCCATCACCGGCAACAGGCGCCCACGCAAGTTGGCCACACCGCTGACCCAGGGTTTTACCCCGGGGATCCGGCTCAGGCGCGGCTCGTGCAGAACTTCGGCAACCTCGCCCATAGGGGCGACGAACCACTGTTCGCCGATACGAAAGCCAATGCCGCTCCAACTCTGCAGGCGGGTTTCCTGCAGTGGTAAGTCGGCTGCCAGCAGTCGACAGCGCCGGTCGATATCCAGCAGCAGTTCAAAAGCCGTCAGCGACTCGCCCATAGGTTGCGTGGTCAACCTTTAAGAACGCCGTTGAGCACCTTGATCAGGGTGTCTTCATCCACCGGTTTGGTCAGGTAGTCACTGGCGCCTTGACGCTTGCCCCAGACCTTGTCGGTTTCCTGATCCTTGGTGGTGACGATAATCACCGGAATAGCGGCCGTTACAGGGTCCTTGTTGAGCTGGCGAGTCGCCTGGAAGCCATTGACCCCGGGCATGACGATATCCATCAGCACAGCGTCGGGCTTCGCGTGACGCGCCAGGGCCACGCCATCGGCGCCGTTTTCAGCCTTGAGCACCTCATGCCCGTGTTTCTCGAGCATTCCAGTCAATTTGTACATTTCGGTCGGCGAATCGTCGACGATCAGAACTCGGGCCATGCTGTTCCCCATCAAAAGAATGGACGCCGCGACCATGGCGCGGCGTCAGGGTGCGTGTTGTTCTTCTGCGGCGAACCCGGGCACATGCGCCCTGATTGCGTCCAGCAGTTCTTCCTTGCTGAATGGCTTGGTTAAAAATTGATCGGAGCCGACTACACGGCCCCTGGCCTTGTCGAACAAGCCATCACGGGACGACAGGAGGATCACTGGGGTGTCCTTGAAGGCACTGTTGTGCTTGATCAGGGCGCAGGTCTGGTAACCATCCAGACGCGGCATCAGCACATCGACAAAAATAATCTGTGGATGCTGGTCGACGATCTTGGCCAGGGCATCAAAGCCGTCAGTGGCAGTGATAACTTCACACCCCACCTCACTGAGCAACAATTGGGCGGTTCGACGAATCGTTTTCGAGTCATCGATCACCATCACCTTCAGTGCCGCGCCGGGCTGTTCCATAATTGCTCTACCATCGCTGCTCAGGCGTCGCCTGGAAGGGCCGTGCAGGCCACGTGCCAGGCCTTTTTAGCACACTCTGGGGGTGCATTCCATCGGCCCGCGCCACGGCCCGGCACGCCACCGCCGCAGATGCGTTTTTCCCTTGACCGCCAGCGCTGCGGGCGCCACCCTGACGCCACTTTTTATTTGAGCCAACGCGGCACATCGCCGCCTAGAGGATATAGCCCATGAGCGTTCGCCTCGGGATTGTCATGGACCCCATTGCGCGCATTTCCTATAAGAAGGATAGCTCGCTGGCCATGCTGCTTGCCGCCCAGGAGCGCGGCTGGTCGCTGTTCTACATGGAGCAGCAGGACCTCTACCAAGGCCAGGGCCAAGCCCGCGCGCGGATGCGCCCGTTGAAGGTCTTCGCCGACCCGGAGCACTGGTTCGAGCTGGAAGCCGAAGAAGACAACGCCCTGAGCGATCTGGACGTGATCCTGATGCGCAAGGATCCGCCATTCGACATGGAGTTTGTCTACAGCACCTACCTGCTCGAACAAGCCGAAGCCGCTGGTGTGCTGGTGGTCAACCGCCCACAGAGCCTGCGCGACTGCAACGAAAAGCTGTTCGCCACGCTGTTCCCGCAGTGCACCCCGCCGACCCTGGTCAGCCGCCGCCCGGACATCATTCGCGAGTTTGTCGCCGAGCATGGCGACGTGATCCTCAAGCCACTGGACGGCATGGGCGGCACCTCGATCTTTCGCCACCGGGTGGGCGACCCGAACCTCTCGGTGATTCTCGAAACCCTGACCGCACTTGGCGCCCAGCAGATCATGGCGCAAGCCTACCTGCCCGCCATCAAGGATGGCGACAAGCGTATTTTGATGATCGATGGCGAGCCAGTGCCTTACTGCCTGGCGCGCATTCCGGCCAGCGGTGAAACCCGTGGCAACCTGGCCGCTGGCGGCCGTGGCGAAGCCCGCCCACTGACTGACCGCGATCGCTGGATTGCCGAACAGGTCGGCCCGACCCTGCGCGAAAAAGGCCTGCTGTTTGTTGGCCTGGACGTGATCGGTGAGCACCTGACCGAAATCAACGTCACCAGCCCGACCTGCATCCGTGAAATCGACAACGCCTTTGGCACCCGCATTGGCGTGCAATTGATGGATGCCATTGATCGCCAGCTCAAGGCGCGCTGACAGCCGACGCGGAGCAATCAGGCAGAGTGGGGTATCATGCC
Protein-coding sequences here:
- a CDS encoding methyl-accepting chemotaxis protein — translated: MTKTNTVTSPQGSRSSTRIAALFVVLILSIILLFANFAYLNTQANYDKQYIGHAGELRVLSQRIAKNATEAAAGKARAFRLLGEARNDFEQRWGYLKKGDAITGLPAAPPAVRNEMEAVLRDWEGLRKNTDTILASEQTVLSLHQVAATLAETVPQLQVEYDKVVEILLQSGAPANQVAVAQRQSLLAERILGSVNTVLAGDDTAVQAADAFGRDASRFGQVLEGMLGGNPTLQISRVQDPDARARLADIAELFQFVAGSVDEILETSPELFRVREAAGNIFNQSQTLLDEASRLANGFENLASGRTLDTVGGYVLGLLALASIILIGLVMVRETHRQLRETAQMNERNQQAIMRLLDEIEDLADGDLTVMVSVTEDFTGAIADSINYSIDQLRDLVATINLSAEEVASAVQDTQNTAHQLAKASEHQAEQITEASLAVGDMAESIDRVSTHAYESAKVAERSVAIANKGNEVVHNTIHGMDNIREQIQDTAKRIKRLGESSQEIGDIVSLIDDIADQTNILALNAAIQASLAGEAGRGFAVVADEVQRLAERSSSATRQIEALVRTIQTDTNEAVISMEQTTAEVVRGARLAQDAGVALEEIEGVSQTLAELIHSISDAAQLQTSSAGQISHTMAVIQQITAQTSAGSSATAESIGDLARMASEMRRSVSGFTLPPTPPR
- a CDS encoding chemotaxis protein CheW, which produces MTTQPMGESLTAFELLLDIDRRCRLLAADLPLQETRLQSWSGIGFRIGEQWFVAPMGEVAEVLHEPRLSRIPGVKPWVSGVANLRGRLLPVMDLCGFFGLGLSAPRKQRRVLVLDHEELFVGLLVDEVLGLQHFPLHSLELSPPTPLLSGAAPFVQGHFQQQRCWAIFSPLALAQAPGFLDVAL
- the pilH gene encoding twitching motility response regulator PilH; protein product: MARVLIVDDSPTEMYKLTGMLEKHGHEVLKAENGADGVALARHAKPDAVLMDIVMPGVNGFQATRQLNKDPVTAAIPVIIVTTKDQETDKVWGKRQGASDYLTKPVDEDTLIKVLNGVLKG
- the pilG gene encoding twitching motility response regulator PilG, with protein sequence MEQPGAALKVMVIDDSKTIRRTAQLLLSEVGCEVITATDGFDALAKIVDQHPQIIFVDVLMPRLDGYQTCALIKHNSAFKDTPVILLSSRDGLFDKARGRVVGSDQFLTKPFSKEELLDAIRAHVPGFAAEEQHAP
- the gshB gene encoding glutathione synthase, which translates into the protein MSVRLGIVMDPIARISYKKDSSLAMLLAAQERGWSLFYMEQQDLYQGQGQARARMRPLKVFADPEHWFELEAEEDNALSDLDVILMRKDPPFDMEFVYSTYLLEQAEAAGVLVVNRPQSLRDCNEKLFATLFPQCTPPTLVSRRPDIIREFVAEHGDVILKPLDGMGGTSIFRHRVGDPNLSVILETLTALGAQQIMAQAYLPAIKDGDKRILMIDGEPVPYCLARIPASGETRGNLAAGGRGEARPLTDRDRWIAEQVGPTLREKGLLFVGLDVIGEHLTEINVTSPTCIREIDNAFGTRIGVQLMDAIDRQLKAR